The DNA sequence GCCGCCGTGGCCACCGCGGCCCATCTGGAGCGCAAGCTGACCGGTCTGCGGCGGGCGCTGGACGCGCTGGAGCCGGGCGCGGGCAGCGGGGCCGGCCAGGTCCCCTCGCAGAACTGAGCGACCGCCCCACCGTCACCACCGGTCGGTCATCGCCGACCGGGGACTCGCACGTTGACGTGCCGTCACGGCCGGCTCGTCGCCTCGTCGGCACGCGGCACCGGTGTGACGTCAGCGGTGCCTGATACCCCCGCCATGCGTGCTCCGTACGGCGGACGCGGGTAACCTCGCCTGCATGGCCTCTCGTACGTCCGGCAAGGGTTCCCAGAGCACGGCGGGCACCTCGAAGAAGCGCGCCGGGCAGCCCGGGGGCGCCGCGAAGAAAGCGCCCGCGAAGAAGGCGGCGGTGAAGAAGGCGGCGGTCCAGAAGGTGCCCGCCAAGAAGTCCGCCGCGCCCGTGAAGAAGGTCCCGCCGAAGAAGAAGGCGGCACCACCTCCCGCGCCGAATCCCACCAGTGGGGTGTACCGCGCCGTGCGCGCCGTGTGGATGGGCGCGGCGCGGGCCGTCGCGGCGATGTTCCGCGGCATAGGGCGCGGCGCCAAGGGACTCGACCCGGCGCACCGCAAGGACGGCAGCGCCCTGCTGCTGCTCGCCCTCACTCTCATCGTCGCCGCGGGCACCTGGGCCGATCTGGAAGGGCCGGTCGGCAGGCTGGTCGAGATGCTGGTCACCGGCGCCTTCGGCCGCCTCGACCTGGTGGTGCCGATACTGCTGGGCACCATCGCCACCCGCCTGTTCCTCCACCCGGAGCGGCCGGAGGCCAACGGACGGATCGTCATCGGCCTCTCGGCGCTCGTCATCGGCGTCCTGGGGCAGGTCCACATCGCCTGCGGCGCCCCGGGGCGCGGCGAGGGCACCGAGGCGATCCGGGACGCCGGCGGTCTGATCGGCTGGGCCGTCTCCCGGCCGCTGATCTACCTGATGGGCGATGTGCTGGCCGTACCGCTGCTGGTGCTGCTCACCGTCTTCGGGCTGCTGGTGGTCACCGCGACGCCGGTCGCCGCCATTCCGCAGCGGCTGCGGCAACTGGGCATCCGGCTGGGCCTGGTGCGGGACGACGAGGACGCGTACGCGTCGGGGGCCGGCTACGAGGCGGAGTACGCCGACGAATGGCGCGAGACGCCCGCCAGGCGGCCTCGCAGGACCTCGCTCACCAAAGAGGCCCCGGACGGTGCGAGCGGCCCGGAGCCGGCCGAGGAGGAGGTGCTGCGCAAGCGTCGGCGTTCGCGCCGCTCCTCGTCCGCGCAACCGCCGCTCGACCGGCCCATGGACGCCGTGGACGTCGCGGCCGCGGCCGCCGCCGCGCTGGACGGGGCGGTGCTGCACGGTGTGCAGCCCTCGCCGCTCGTCGCCGGGCTCAGCAGCGGGATTTCGGGCGAGCAGGAGGACGGGGCCGCGAGCGGCGGGGTGCCGGGCGCGCGCGATGCCGGTAAGGACCCCGGGAAGGCCGCGGGGAAGAGCGGTGCCAAGGGCAAGGCGGCGGGCGGGAAGGGCCGTCCGGGCGGAGCCGGCGATGTGGACCCGCACCGGGTCCCCGATCTGACCCGGCCCGTGGCCGAGGTGAGCGAGCCGCTGCCGCCGCGCGCCGAGCAGCTCCAGCTCTCCGGAGACATCACCTATTCCCTCCCCTCGCTCGAGCTGCTGGAGCGCGGCGGCCCCGGCAAGACGCGCAGCGCGGCCAACGACGCGGTCGTGGACTCGCTGACGAAGGTGTTCACGGAGTTCAAGGTGGACGCCGCCGTCACCGGCTTCACCCGGGGCCCGACGGTCACCCGCTACGAGGTGGAACTGGGCCCGGCCGTCAAGGTCGAGCGGATCACCGCGCTGACCAAGAACATCGCCTACGCGGTCGCCAGTCCCGACGTCCGGATCATCAGCCCGATCCCCGGCAAGTCGGCCGTCGGTATCGAAATCCCCAACAGCGACCGCGAGATGGTCAACCTGGGCGACGTGTTGCGCTCGGCGGACTCCGTCGGCGACGAACACCCGATGCTCGTCGGGCTCGGCAAGGACGTCGAAGGCGGCTATGTGGCGGCCAATCTGGCCACGATGCCGCACGTGCTGGTGGCGGGCGCGACCGGTTCCGGCAAGTCCTCCTGCATCAACTGCCTGATCACTTCGATCATGGTCCGGGCCACTCCGGACGATGTGCGGATGGTGCTGGTCGACCCCAAGCGTGTGGAGCTGACCGCCTACGAGGGAATTCCGCATCTGATCACACCGATCATCACCAACCCCAAGCGCGCCGCCGAGGCGCTCCAGTGGGTGGTGCGGGAGATGGATCTTCGCTACGACGACCTCGCGGCATACGGCTTCCGCCATATCGACGACTTCAACGCGGCGGTCCGTAAGGGCAAGGTGAAGCAGCCGGAAGGGAGCGAGCGGGAGCTCAAGCCCTATCCGTATCTGCTGGTGATCGTCGACGAGCTGGCAGATTTGATGATGGTCGCACCGCGCGACGTCGAGGACGCGATCGTGCGGATCACGCAGTTGGCGCGCGCGGCCGGTATCCACCTGGTGCTGGCCACCCAGCGGCCCTCCGTGGACGTCGTCACCGGACTGATCAAGGCCAATGTGCCCTCCCGGCTCGCCTTCGCCACGTCCTCGCTGGCCGACAGCCGCGTCATCCTGGACCAGCCCGGCGCCGAGAAGCTGATCGGCAAGGGCGACGGCCTCTTTCTGCCGATGGGCGCGAACAAACCCGTCCGGATGCAGGGCGCCTATGTCACCGAGGCCGAGGTCCAGGCCATCGTCGCGCACTGCAAGGAGCAGATGGCACCGGTCTTCCGCGACGACGTAACGGTCGGGTCGTCGAAGAAGAAGGAGATCGACGAGGAGATCGGGGATGATCTCGACCTGCTGTGCCAGGCCGCTGAGCTGGTGGTTTCCACCCAGTTCGGCTCGACGTCGATGCTGCAGCGCAAGCTGCGGGTGGGGTTCGCCAAGGCCGGGCGGCTGATGGATCTCATGGAGTCGAGGAACATCGTCGGCCCGAGCGAGGGGTCCAAAGCGCGCGATGTGCTCGTCAAACCGGATGAATTGGATGGCGTGCTCGAGACGATCCGCGGTAAGGCTCACTCATAAGGGTTCGGCAGGCAACCGTTTCCCCTACCGAAACGTCAAGTTGAGGGAGGTGGCGGAGTGAGACCCCAGAATCGTGATCGAATGGCAATCCCGATGGCGGACAAACTCCGTCCTCCCGCTTGCCCGACCCTTTCGCCCCACCCCTAGACTGAACCCCCAGCAGGTGGCTCACGCTCGAAAGGCGCCCCCGTGTCCATCGGCAACCTTCCCGAAGACGGCAACTCCCCCGAAGACGACCGGCTTTCCATCGGTCGTGCCCTCCAGCAGGCCCGTATCTCCGCTGGGCTGACCGTCGACGAGGTCAGTTCCTCGACCCGGGTGCGCACCCCCCTCGTGCGGGGCATCGAGCAGGACGATTTCTCGCGCTGCGGCGGCGATGTCTACGCCAGAGGCCACATCCGCGTGCTCGCGCGCGCCGTGGGCCTCGACCCGGAGGCCCTGATCGCACAGTTCGACGCCGAGCACGGCGGCCGGCCCACGCCGACCGCGCCGGCGCCGCTGTTCGAGGCCGAACGGATCCGCCCCGAACCCCGGCGCCCCAACTGGACGGCCGCGATGGTCGCGGCGATCGTCGCCGTCGTCGGATTCGTGGGCTTCACCCTTGTCAGCGGTGGCGACGAGGGTGACGGCTCGACGGTCGCCGAGGAGACCTCCTCGCCCAAGCCCAGCGCCTCCGCGCCCACCAACAGCGCCGCCCCCAGCAAGCCCGCCACGCCGAACAAGCCCGACCCGTCCGACAGCGCCATCGCCGGCGTCCCGGCGGACAAGGTCACCGTCAAGCTGACCGCCGAGGGCGGCCAGAGCTGGATCTCCGCCCAGGATCACAACGGCCGGCTGCTCGAGGAGGGCGTGCTGCGCGAGGGTGACTCCAAGACCTTCAGCGACAGCAGCCGCATCGACCTGGTGCTCGGCAACGCCGGGGCGATCAAGCTGTTCGTGAACGGCAAGGAAGTGAAGAACGTGGGCACCAGCGGGGCCGTCCAGCGGCTGTCCTACACCAAGGGCGACCCCGAGGCGGGCTGAGCCGCCGGAAGATCGGGAGCCCTGCCAGCGTGGGCTGTCGTGGGGACGAAGTAGTCTGAGCGCATGCCCGAACGCCGCACCGTCGCCCTTGTCACTCTTGGCTGCGCCCGTAACGAGGTGGACTCGGAGGAGCTCGCAGGCCGCTTGGCGGCGGACGGGTGGGAGCTCGTCGAGGAAGCCGCCGACGCGGACGTCGCCGTCGTCAACACCTGTGGCTTCGTCGAAGCCGCCAAGAAGGACTCGGTCGACGCCCTGCTGGAGGCGAACGACCTGAAGGATCACGGCCGCACCCAGGCCGTGGTGGCCGTCGGCTGCATGGCCGAGCGCTACGGCAAGGAGCTCGCGGAGGCGCTGCCCGAGGCCGACGGAGTGCTCGGCTTCGACGACTACGCCGACATCTCCGACCGGCTGCGCACCATCCTCTCCGGCGGCATCCACGCCTCCCACACCCCCCGCGACCGCCGCAAGCTGCTGCCGATCAGCCCGGCCGAGCGCCAGGGCGCCACCGCGGTGGCGCTGCCCGGCCACGCCCAGGACACGGCGCCCGAGGACCTGCCCGAGGGGGTGGCCCCGGCCTCCGGGCCGCGGGCCCCGCTGCGCCGCAGACTGGACAGCAGTCCGGTCGCCTCGGTGAAGCTGGCCTCCGGCTGCGACCGGCGGTGCTCGTTCTGCGCCATCCCGTCCTTCCGCGGCTCCTTCATCTCGCGCCGCCCTTCCGACGTCCTGGGCGAGACCCGCTGGCTGGCCGAGCAGGGGGTGAAGGAGATCATGCTGGTCTCCGAGAACAACACCTCGTACGGCAAGGACCTCGGGGACATCCGGCTGCTGGAGACGCTGCTGCCGGAGCTGGCCGCGGTGGACGGCATCGAGCGGATCCGGGTCAGCTATCTGCAGCCCGCCGAGATGCGTCCCGGACTGATCGACGTGCTCACCTCGACCGAGAAGGTCGCCCCGTACTTCGATCTGTCCTTCCAGCACTCGGCGCCCGGGGTGCTGCGCGCCATGCGCCGGTTCGGCGACACCGACCGGTTCCTCGAACTGCTGGAGACGATCAGAGGCAAGGCGCCGCAGGCCGGTGCCCGGTCGAACTTCATCGTCGGCTTCCCCGGCGAGACCGAGGAGGACCTGGCCGAGCTGGAGCGTTTCCTCAGCGAGGCGCGGCTGGACGCGATCGGCGTCTTCGGGTACTCGGACGAGGACGGCACCGAGGCCGCCACCTACGAGAACAAGGTCGACCCCGAGGTGGTCGCGGAGCGCCTGGAGCGCGTCTCGCGGCTCGCGGAGGAGCTGACCGCCCAGCGGGCGGAGGAGCGGCTCGGCGAGGTCGTCGAAGTGCTGGTGGAGGAGATCGACGACACCGGGGCCGTCCTGGGCCGCGGCGCCCACCAGGCGCCGGAGACCGATGGCCAGACGCTGCTCAGCACCGACGGGGAGCCGGAGGTGGGCCGTATGGTCCAAGCGAAGGTGATCGCGACGGAGGGAGTGGACCTCGTCGCGGAGCCGCTTGAGCCGCTGGAGCGGCGGGACGGCGGCGCGTCCACCGGGGAGGCGGGCAGATGACCGATGTCCCGGCCTCCACCGCGGGAGGCCACCGCCGTCCGGCGGCCGCTGCGGTCAGCCCCGCCGGATTGTGGAACATCGCCAACATCCTCACCATGGTGCGGCTGCTCCTGGTGCCCGCGTTCGTGTTGTTGATGCTGCACAATGGCGGGTACGACCCGGCGTGGCGCTCCTTCGCCTGGGCGGCGTTCGCCATCGCCATGATCACCGATCTTTTCGATGGTCATCTGGCTCGCCGGTACAACCTGGTCACCGACTTCGGGAAGATCGCCGACCCGATCGCGGACAAGGCGATCATGGGCGCGGCGCTGATCTGTCTGTCGGCCCTGTCCGACCTCCCCTGGTGGGTCACGGGCGTGATCCTCTTCCGTGAGATCGGGATCACACTGATGCGTTTCTGGGTGATCCGGATCGGGGTCATCCCGGCCAGCCGGGGCGGAAAGCTGAAGACGCTCGCGCAGGGCACCGCCGTCGGGATGTACATCCTGGCGCTGACCGGGCCGCTGGCCACGCTGCGATTCTGGGTGATGGCCGTGGCCGTGGTCCTTACCGTGGTCACCGGCTTCGACTACGTTCGGCAGGCGATCGTGCTGCGCCGGGCAGGCCGGGCGACGGAGGAGGTCACGAGGTGAGCGAGGGAACGGCGGCCGAGGTGCTGGCGCTGCTGGAGCGGCGCGGGCAGACCCTGGCCGTCGCCGAATCGCTCACCGGCGGTCTGGTGGCCGCCGAGCTGACCGCGGTGGGCGGTGCCTCCCGCTCCTTCCGCGGTTCGGTCACGGCGTACGCCACCGACCTCAAGCGCGAGCTGCTGGGCGTGGACGGGGCCCTGCTGGCCGAGCGCGGCGCGGTCGACGCCGAGGTGGCGCGGCAGATGGCCCGGGGCGTACGGCGTGCGCTGGGCGCGGACTGGGGTGTGGCCACCACGGGTGTGGCGGGTCCCACACCGCAGGACGGTCAGCCCGTGGGCACCGTTCACGTGGCCGTCGCGGGGCCCTCGGACGCGGTGGCCGCGGCGGCGCTGCGGCTCGACGGAGACCGCGCCGGAATCCGCGGAGAGACTGTCCGCGCCGCGGTCAAGCTGCTGTTCAGCGAATTGATCGCGACGACGGGGGCACAGGATACGGAACAACACGGCGGGATTTGATGTTTGCAGCCCTGAGTGAACACGACATCGCTCCCCGCACGGGCACAGCCAGAGGCGGTACGGTGGGGCGTGAAGGATCCGGATCCGAGGTCCGAGGAGGGAGCCAGCGATGATTCTGCTCCGTCGCCTGCTGGGTGACGTGCTGCGCCGGCAGCGCCAGCGCCAGGGCCGTACTCTGCGCGAGGTTTCCTCGTCCGCCCGGGTGTCGCTCGGCTATCTGTCAGAGGTCGAGCGCGGTCAGAAGGAAGCCTCATCCGAGCTGCTGTCGGCGATCTGCGACGCCCTGGAGGTGCGGATGTCGCAGGTCATGCGAGAGGTCAGTGATGAGCTGTCGCTCGCCGAACTGGCCGAGTCGGCCGCGTCCACGAGCGAGAAGGTGCCCGCTCCGATGCGGCCCGTGCTCAATCCCGTCTCCGTGACGTCCGTGACGGGTGTCCCGGACGAGCGGGTGACCATCAAGCCGCCCAAGGAAGCCGTGGACGTCGTGGCGGCTTGAGAAGCCCACACCTGAAGTTCTTCGAGGCCCCGGCCGGTAGCCATACCGGCCGGGGCCTCGATGTTTGTCCGGCCGGATTCGGGTCACCCAGCATGGAGAGAGGTAACCAAGGGGGGCCAAACGGTCGAACAGGAGGAAGTGGATGACTGTGGTCAGGAGCCCGCTGTCGGAGGAGAACCTCAAGGTCGTCGGTGACGCGCTGCAAGGCGCCCTGGTCGATCTCGTCGACCTCCACCTGGTGGGCAAGCAGATCCACTGGACGGTCGTGGGCCCGCGGTTCCGCACGATTCATCTACAGCTCGACGAGGTCGTGGCAACGGCCAGGGAGCACGCCGACACGGTGGCGGAGCGGGCCTCGGCGCTCGGGCTGCCGCCGGACGCACGGGCCCAGACGGTCGCCGCGACCAGCGCTGTCGACGCGGTCAAGGACGGCTGGACCGATGACACGCAGGCCATACGGACGCTCGTGGACGCGCTGGGAGCGGTGATCGCGCGGATGCGGGAGCGCATCGACGCGACCGACGCACCCGACCCGGTGACGCAGGACATTCTCATCGAGGTCACCCGTGACCTGGAGAAGCATCACTGGATGTTCCAGGCCGAGAACGGCGGTCAGCGAGGCTGAGGCGGAATCGGGTATTCGGACCTTGAGCGAGCTGAGATCGGTCCGGACGCCCGATCCCGCGCGGTCTTTCCAGCTCTTCGCCCGGTGTCCCGGCCCGTCGGCCCGCTCTGGGTGCGCCGCATGGCCCGGCTGGGCAGACTGGGGGGAGCGCGAATGTCCGACACGCGCCGACGTGCCTCCTGTGCGCCCTCCCGCCGTGTGCGAACAGGCGTCTAGCGTCGCCCGAAGGAGGCAGTCATGGCAGCCGTCGGAGGGGCCGACTCCCAGGGCCGAAGGCCGGTCCGCTGGGTGCTCGCGCTCGCTCTGGGTGGTGTCTGGTGGTGGTCCGTGCTGCGGCTGGCGGTGCAGCCAGGGGAGGCCGGGCCGGTGGAGGGGGCGTTCGCGGTCGGCGGCTGGGGGCTGAGCCTGCTGCCGGTGCACTGCGGACCCTCACCCGGAAGAAGAGGCGGCTCACGCAGGGGCGGCCCCCCAGGTCAGGACAGGGCGGGCCGCCGCGGCTCCGGCTGGCAGGTCGGGCACCAGAAGGTCGAGCGCTCCTGATCCGCAGGGCCCTGGCCCGCGGCGCGCAGCGGCGTACCGCAGCGCCGGCAGGGCCGCCCCGGGCGCCCGTACACCCACAGTCGGCGGTCGGAGCGCGGCTCGGCCGTGGTGACCCGGGCGCGCCGGTTCCTGTTGACCTCCAGGAGCCTCTTCGCGTGGGCCACCAGGCGTTCGGGAGCGGACATCTCGCCGATCGGCAGCCAGGGCGACACGCGCAGCACGAAGCACAGCTCGGACTTGTAGACATTGCCGATTCCGGCGAGGTTGCGCTGGTCCAGCAGCGCTTCGCCCACGGGCCGGGACGGATCCGCGAGCAGCCTGCGCAGCGCCTCGTCCGGATCCCAGTCGGGCCCCAGGAGGTCGGGCCCGAGATGGCCGACGACCCGGTCCTCGTCGCTGGTGCGGAGCAGTTCCAGGACGGGGAGGCGGTAGCCGACGGCGGAGTGCTCGGCGGTGGCGAGGATGGCCCGGATCTGGTGGTGCGGGCCGCCACGCCATCGCTCGTCCGGCCCGTACACCCGCCATGCGCCGTCCATTCGCAGATGGGAGTGGAGGGTCAGCCCGCCCTCGACACGGGTCAGCAGATGTTTGCCGCGCGGGACGACCTCGAGGACCCGGCGGCCGGTGAGGTCCGCGGTCGCCAGGCGGGGGACCCGCAGGTCACTGCGGATGAGCGGGGGACCGGCGAGGGCTTGGTGAAGGCGCTGGGCGGTCTGCCAGACGGTGTCTCCTTCGGGCATGGCATCCATGATGCCCGCGGGCGATGGCAGACGGGAGCGCCGTCGGACAGGGTGCTCCTCCCGCGGGCTGTTGGCGGGGCAGGGAGCCGCACGCGCCAGGGGGGCCGTATGGGGCTCGCGGCGCTGCACGGGCGGGGCGGCCGCAGGGGGCGGGGTGTGGCGCGGGTGCCGAGCGCGCACTGCACGGGGTGTCGTATGCGCGCAGAAGCCTTCGCCGATCAGGGACGCAGCCGGAAGCCCCGTGGCGTCGGGTGGAAGCCCGCCGATTCCAGGAGCTTGCCCGTCGGGGACGAGAGCGCCTGGCCGCCGTTGACCCGCTCCACGGTGACCGAGCCGAGCGCGCCCGCGCGGGCGGACTCGGCCAGCGCCTCCACCGCCGCCCACAGCCGGGCGTCGTCCTCCGGGGAGGCGGCCTCGGCCTCGCCCGCGGGCCAGGCGAGCAGGGTCTTGCCGCCCCGCTCCATGTAGAGCGTCAGCTCACCGTCGACGAGCACCACCATCGCTCCCGCCTTACGCCCCGGCCGGTGGCTCGCGTCGGCGGGCGGATCGGGCCAGGGGAGCGCGGCGCCGTAGGCATTGGCCGGGTCGGCCGCGGCGAGTACGACGGCGCGCCGGGACTCCCGCCGCTGTCCGTCGAAGGCGGGGGCCGCCGCGCGATCGCGGGCCGTGCTGACCGCGCGCAGCCGGTCCACCGCGCCGTCCATCGCGAACTGCGCGGCGCCGAGCCCCTCGACCACATAGCCGCGGCGCGCCTGGCCGGTTTCCTCGAACGCGGACAGCACCCGGTAGGCGGCGGAGAAGCCGCCCTCGACCCCCTCGGCGGCGACCGCCCCGCGGGTGACCACCCCGTGCCGGTCCAGGAGGGTGCGCGCCAGGGCGTGGGCACGGTGGGTGGGCTCGGGCTCGCGCTCCGGCAGCAGGGACCAGCGCCCGGCGACGGTGGGCGGGCCGTTGCGCGACGCCGTGGGCCGGCCGGTGCGGCCCGTAAGGCCGCCGTAGCGCCCCCGGGGGACCGTGCGCTTGGCGCGGTGAGCGGTGGAGCCGGCCGTACGGCCCGAGCCCAGCAGGGAGCGCAGCGGGGCGAGGGTGTCGCCGGTGACCCGGCCGGCCCAGACCAGGTCCCACAGGGCCTCGGCGAGCTGCGGGTCCTGGAACTCGTGACCGGCGGCTCGGGCCTGGTCGGCGATCTGCCGGAAGAACAGCCCGTACCCCCCGGCCAGGGCGTCGAGGACGGCCCGGTGGAGAGGGCCCGCCTCGAGCGGATGCGGGGTGTGCAGCAGCAGCGGCGCGGTGTCCGCCAGGTGGAGGGTGACCCAGCCGTCTTTTCCGGGCAGCGCTCCCGCCCCGGCCCAGACGACCTCCCCGGAGGCGGTGAGCTCGTCGAGCATCGTGGTGGTGTAATCGCTCACCCGGGACGGCAGGACCAGCTTCTCCAGGGCCGACGCGGGGACGGGCGCGCCCTGGAGCTGCTCGATCGCGCGCACCAGCCCGTCGATACCGCGCAGGCTGTGGGTGCCCAGATGCTGCCACTGCGGAAGGAAGGCGGCGAGTGCCGAGGGCGCCACGGGCTCCAGCTCATGGCGCAGCGCGGCCAGGGAGCGGCGCCGCAGCCGGCGCAGAACGGCCGCGTCGCACCACTCCTGGCCCACCCCCGAGGGGTGGAACTCGCCCTGGACGACGCGGCCGCTCGCGGCGAGGCGGTGCAGGGCGCCCTCGGTGACGGCCGTGCCGAGGCCGAAGCGGGCGGCGGCCTGTGCCGAGGTGAACGGGCCGTGGGTGCGGGCATAGCGGGCCAGCAGATCGCCGAGGGGGTCCTTGACCGGCTCGGTGAACGCCTCGGGGACGCCGACCGGCAGCGCCGTGCCGAGCGCGTCCCGCAGCCGCCCCGCGTCCTCCACCGCGGCCCAGTGGTCCTCGCCCGCGATCCGGACCCGGATGACGCGCCGGGCCCCGGCCAGGTCATCCGCCCACCCGGGCTCGGCGCCGCGCTCGGCCAGCTCGGCGCCGGTGAGCGGGCCGAGCAGCCGCAGGACGTCGGCGACCCCCTCGGCGTCCTTGACCCGGCGGTCCTCGGTGAGCCA is a window from the Streptomyces luomodiensis genome containing:
- a CDS encoding helix-turn-helix domain-containing protein is translated as MILLRRLLGDVLRRQRQRQGRTLREVSSSARVSLGYLSEVERGQKEASSELLSAICDALEVRMSQVMREVSDELSLAELAESAASTSEKVPAPMRPVLNPVSVTSVTGVPDERVTIKPPKEAVDVVAA
- a CDS encoding Dps family protein; protein product: MTVVRSPLSEENLKVVGDALQGALVDLVDLHLVGKQIHWTVVGPRFRTIHLQLDEVVATAREHADTVAERASALGLPPDARAQTVAATSAVDAVKDGWTDDTQAIRTLVDALGAVIARMRERIDATDAPDPVTQDILIEVTRDLEKHHWMFQAENGGQRG
- the rimO gene encoding 30S ribosomal protein S12 methylthiotransferase RimO, whose product is MPERRTVALVTLGCARNEVDSEELAGRLAADGWELVEEAADADVAVVNTCGFVEAAKKDSVDALLEANDLKDHGRTQAVVAVGCMAERYGKELAEALPEADGVLGFDDYADISDRLRTILSGGIHASHTPRDRRKLLPISPAERQGATAVALPGHAQDTAPEDLPEGVAPASGPRAPLRRRLDSSPVASVKLASGCDRRCSFCAIPSFRGSFISRRPSDVLGETRWLAEQGVKEIMLVSENNTSYGKDLGDIRLLETLLPELAAVDGIERIRVSYLQPAEMRPGLIDVLTSTEKVAPYFDLSFQHSAPGVLRAMRRFGDTDRFLELLETIRGKAPQAGARSNFIVGFPGETEEDLAELERFLSEARLDAIGVFGYSDEDGTEAATYENKVDPEVVAERLERVSRLAEELTAQRAEERLGEVVEVLVEEIDDTGAVLGRGAHQAPETDGQTLLSTDGEPEVGRMVQAKVIATEGVDLVAEPLEPLERRDGGASTGEAGR
- a CDS encoding DNA-formamidopyrimidine glycosylase family protein produces the protein MPEGDTVWQTAQRLHQALAGPPLIRSDLRVPRLATADLTGRRVLEVVPRGKHLLTRVEGGLTLHSHLRMDGAWRVYGPDERWRGGPHHQIRAILATAEHSAVGYRLPVLELLRTSDEDRVVGHLGPDLLGPDWDPDEALRRLLADPSRPVGEALLDQRNLAGIGNVYKSELCFVLRVSPWLPIGEMSAPERLVAHAKRLLEVNRNRRARVTTAEPRSDRRLWVYGRPGRPCRRCGTPLRAAGQGPADQERSTFWCPTCQPEPRRPALS
- a CDS encoding DNA translocase FtsK, whose protein sequence is MASRTSGKGSQSTAGTSKKRAGQPGGAAKKAPAKKAAVKKAAVQKVPAKKSAAPVKKVPPKKKAAPPPAPNPTSGVYRAVRAVWMGAARAVAAMFRGIGRGAKGLDPAHRKDGSALLLLALTLIVAAGTWADLEGPVGRLVEMLVTGAFGRLDLVVPILLGTIATRLFLHPERPEANGRIVIGLSALVIGVLGQVHIACGAPGRGEGTEAIRDAGGLIGWAVSRPLIYLMGDVLAVPLLVLLTVFGLLVVTATPVAAIPQRLRQLGIRLGLVRDDEDAYASGAGYEAEYADEWRETPARRPRRTSLTKEAPDGASGPEPAEEEVLRKRRRSRRSSSAQPPLDRPMDAVDVAAAAAAALDGAVLHGVQPSPLVAGLSSGISGEQEDGAASGGVPGARDAGKDPGKAAGKSGAKGKAAGGKGRPGGAGDVDPHRVPDLTRPVAEVSEPLPPRAEQLQLSGDITYSLPSLELLERGGPGKTRSAANDAVVDSLTKVFTEFKVDAAVTGFTRGPTVTRYEVELGPAVKVERITALTKNIAYAVASPDVRIISPIPGKSAVGIEIPNSDREMVNLGDVLRSADSVGDEHPMLVGLGKDVEGGYVAANLATMPHVLVAGATGSGKSSCINCLITSIMVRATPDDVRMVLVDPKRVELTAYEGIPHLITPIITNPKRAAEALQWVVREMDLRYDDLAAYGFRHIDDFNAAVRKGKVKQPEGSERELKPYPYLLVIVDELADLMMVAPRDVEDAIVRITQLARAAGIHLVLATQRPSVDVVTGLIKANVPSRLAFATSSLADSRVILDQPGAEKLIGKGDGLFLPMGANKPVRMQGAYVTEAEVQAIVAHCKEQMAPVFRDDVTVGSSKKKEIDEEIGDDLDLLCQAAELVVSTQFGSTSMLQRKLRVGFAKAGRLMDLMESRNIVGPSEGSKARDVLVKPDELDGVLETIRGKAHS
- the pgsA gene encoding CDP-diacylglycerol--glycerol-3-phosphate 3-phosphatidyltransferase; amino-acid sequence: MTDVPASTAGGHRRPAAAAVSPAGLWNIANILTMVRLLLVPAFVLLMLHNGGYDPAWRSFAWAAFAIAMITDLFDGHLARRYNLVTDFGKIADPIADKAIMGAALICLSALSDLPWWVTGVILFREIGITLMRFWVIRIGVIPASRGGKLKTLAQGTAVGMYILALTGPLATLRFWVMAVAVVLTVVTGFDYVRQAIVLRRAGRATEEVTR
- a CDS encoding helix-turn-helix domain-containing protein, with translation MSIGNLPEDGNSPEDDRLSIGRALQQARISAGLTVDEVSSSTRVRTPLVRGIEQDDFSRCGGDVYARGHIRVLARAVGLDPEALIAQFDAEHGGRPTPTAPAPLFEAERIRPEPRRPNWTAAMVAAIVAVVGFVGFTLVSGGDEGDGSTVAEETSSPKPSASAPTNSAAPSKPATPNKPDPSDSAIAGVPADKVTVKLTAEGGQSWISAQDHNGRLLEEGVLREGDSKTFSDSSRIDLVLGNAGAIKLFVNGKEVKNVGTSGAVQRLSYTKGDPEAG
- a CDS encoding CinA family protein; translated protein: MSEGTAAEVLALLERRGQTLAVAESLTGGLVAAELTAVGGASRSFRGSVTAYATDLKRELLGVDGALLAERGAVDAEVARQMARGVRRALGADWGVATTGVAGPTPQDGQPVGTVHVAVAGPSDAVAAAALRLDGDRAGIRGETVRAAVKLLFSELIATTGAQDTEQHGGI